From a single Alloactinosynnema sp. L-07 genomic region:
- a CDS encoding response regulator transcription factor translates to MIRYLVSEVGHADPGRDRAVEGDVLESGRITILLADVQPIVRRGLAALLARSPEMTVVAEAATARDTTRLAVLYQPDVVVMDTQLPGGEVDATIRELARTVPATAVLVFTAVDDEDTVVAAVQAGARGYLLKNCADDGIVRAVKCLAHGDAVLGPGIADRLISRIGSRAARHQDLFPELTGREQDVLELMVAGMRNAAIAAQLHLSPKTIANHISTIFGKLHVTSRSEAIDLAKGLRRGRAGGPPLELVRTAPRPFPRPVPLAGRTPAAMATS, encoded by the coding sequence ATGATCAGGTACCTCGTATCCGAGGTAGGTCACGCGGACCCAGGGCGGGACCGCGCAGTGGAGGGGGATGTATTGGAATCGGGGAGAATCACCATATTACTGGCCGACGTGCAGCCGATCGTGCGGCGGGGGCTGGCGGCGCTGCTCGCGCGGTCACCGGAGATGACCGTCGTCGCCGAGGCGGCGACCGCCCGTGACACCACTCGACTGGCGGTGCTCTACCAGCCGGACGTGGTGGTGATGGACACGCAACTGCCGGGCGGCGAGGTCGACGCGACGATCCGCGAGCTGGCGCGCACCGTGCCCGCCACCGCGGTACTCGTCTTCACCGCGGTCGACGACGAGGACACCGTGGTCGCCGCCGTTCAGGCAGGCGCGCGGGGCTACCTGCTCAAGAACTGCGCCGACGACGGCATCGTGCGCGCGGTCAAATGCCTCGCCCATGGCGACGCCGTGCTCGGGCCAGGGATCGCCGACCGGCTCATCAGCCGCATCGGCAGCCGGGCGGCCCGGCACCAGGACCTCTTTCCGGAGCTGACCGGGCGCGAGCAGGACGTGTTGGAGCTGATGGTGGCCGGGATGCGCAACGCCGCGATCGCCGCTCAGCTGCACCTGTCCCCCAAGACCATCGCCAACCACATCTCCACGATCTTCGGCAAGCTGCACGTCACCAGCCGGTCCGAGGCGATCGACCTCGCCAAAGGCCTGCGCCGCGGCCGAGCGGGCGGGCCGCCGCTCGAACTCGTGCGCACCGCGCCGCGGCCGTTCCCCCGTCCAGTTCCGCTCGCCGGGCGAACCCCGGCGGCGATGGCCACCTCGTAG
- a CDS encoding aminoglycoside phosphotransferase family protein — MSVLDLDAIAARLEPRFGKATHRWVPGLPDKVAALAEEWELEIGAEFKSGNSSVVLSCLSPKGDAILKLSPDAYSVGEETAMLRQFAPSGRVPAVLAATRGAVLLAAIRPGALVEKLPEPPSPQDYARFLTDLHSAGDPAAAPRKLADWIEVLFSSAAKRGADLTRSRELRDELLTEPTDTVLLHGDLHLGNVLTADDKGLVAIDPMACAGDPCFDAVDYVLEGLDRAEMVRRRDELSAAADIDVKRLDKWCRVTAPIGATHVSNPGHSAELSAFGRGEY, encoded by the coding sequence ATGTCAGTGTTGGATCTCGACGCGATCGCCGCCCGGCTCGAACCCCGCTTCGGCAAGGCGACTCACCGCTGGGTGCCAGGTCTGCCCGACAAGGTGGCGGCGCTGGCCGAGGAATGGGAACTGGAGATCGGAGCCGAGTTCAAGTCCGGAAACTCGTCGGTGGTGCTGAGCTGCCTGAGCCCCAAGGGCGACGCGATCCTCAAGCTGTCCCCCGACGCCTACTCGGTGGGCGAGGAGACCGCGATGCTGCGCCAGTTCGCACCCAGCGGCCGAGTACCCGCCGTGCTCGCCGCGACTCGGGGCGCGGTGCTGCTGGCGGCGATCCGGCCGGGTGCGCTGGTGGAGAAGTTACCGGAGCCGCCGTCCCCGCAGGACTACGCCAGGTTCCTGACCGACCTGCACTCGGCGGGCGACCCTGCCGCCGCGCCGCGAAAGCTGGCGGACTGGATCGAGGTGCTGTTCAGCTCCGCGGCCAAGCGCGGCGCGGACCTCACCCGGTCGCGGGAACTGCGTGACGAGTTGCTGACCGAGCCGACCGACACCGTGCTGCTGCACGGCGACCTGCACCTGGGCAACGTGTTGACCGCCGACGACAAGGGCCTGGTCGCCATCGACCCGATGGCCTGTGCGGGCGACCCGTGCTTCGACGCGGTCGACTACGTCCTGGAGGGCCTCGACCGGGCGGAGATGGTCCGCAGGCGCGACGAGCTGTCCGCCGCGGCGGACATCGACGTCAAGCGGCTCGACAAGTGGTGTCGGGTGACCGCCCCGATCGGCGCGACCCACGTCAGCAACCCCGGGCACTCCGCCGAACTGAGCGCGTTCGGCCGCGGCGAGTACTGA
- a CDS encoding MFS transporter — protein sequence MPSLAGLFAKVIPPDPLRRKLIAIRLAESIGKGVFISGSVVYFTLHVGLSAGQVGLGLSAAGFAGLVSSIVFGMIADRMSRRRLLCILFVLLAIGFGLYSVVDSAAKFYVLVMCVGFLEYGTSPTNSALMGTLVAPEERVRLKAMMRSVFNIGFSVGIGVAAAAALSPKLLVVIPLTTAALMIVAAILVTRLPEGESKPIPSGVKRFAAVRDLPFLGVIGVSMVLASHMTVLLVALPLWALNRTSVPHFLIPLLLIFNTVFVILFQVRASKGAETVAGASNTARKSGYWLAGGLLIIAATALADNVVLVSATIVAAVLILSVAEIMQAASAWGLGFGLAPEHAQGEYLGAFDLHVITQNIIGPAILSGIVVAFGFWGWVAVAAMVLVAASVITPVARYSERRLAATQPEQVGDVVAA from the coding sequence ATGCCCAGCCTCGCAGGCTTGTTCGCGAAAGTCATCCCGCCCGACCCGCTGCGCCGCAAGCTCATCGCGATCCGGCTCGCCGAGTCCATCGGCAAGGGCGTGTTCATCTCCGGCAGCGTTGTCTACTTCACGCTGCACGTGGGGCTGAGCGCGGGCCAGGTCGGCCTCGGCCTGTCCGCGGCGGGCTTCGCCGGACTCGTCTCATCGATCGTGTTCGGCATGATCGCCGACCGGATGAGCAGGCGCAGGCTGCTGTGCATCCTGTTCGTCCTGCTCGCGATCGGCTTCGGCCTCTACTCCGTTGTGGACAGTGCGGCCAAGTTCTACGTGCTGGTGATGTGTGTCGGCTTCCTGGAGTACGGCACCAGTCCGACGAACAGCGCATTGATGGGCACCCTCGTAGCACCGGAGGAACGGGTCCGACTCAAGGCGATGATGCGGTCGGTGTTCAACATCGGCTTCAGCGTCGGCATCGGGGTGGCCGCGGCGGCCGCGCTGAGCCCGAAGCTGCTCGTGGTGATCCCGCTGACCACCGCGGCGCTGATGATCGTCGCCGCGATCCTCGTCACCCGGCTCCCTGAGGGCGAGTCCAAGCCGATTCCCAGTGGTGTCAAGCGGTTCGCCGCGGTGCGCGACCTGCCGTTCCTCGGCGTGATCGGCGTGTCGATGGTGCTCGCCTCGCACATGACGGTCCTGCTGGTCGCGCTTCCGTTGTGGGCACTGAACCGCACGTCCGTCCCGCACTTCCTGATCCCGCTGCTGCTGATCTTCAACACGGTGTTCGTGATCCTGTTCCAGGTCCGCGCGAGCAAGGGCGCCGAGACTGTCGCGGGCGCGTCGAACACCGCGCGGAAGTCCGGATACTGGCTGGCAGGCGGTCTGCTGATCATCGCCGCAACGGCGCTGGCGGACAACGTCGTGCTCGTGTCGGCGACGATCGTGGCCGCCGTTCTCATCCTGTCGGTCGCCGAGATCATGCAGGCGGCCTCGGCGTGGGGGCTCGGCTTCGGGCTGGCGCCGGAACACGCCCAAGGCGAGTACCTCGGCGCGTTCGACCTGCACGTCATCACCCAGAACATCATCGGACCGGCGATCCTGTCCGGGATCGTGGTGGCCTTCGGGTTCTGGGGCTGGGTCGCGGTCGCGGCCATGGTCCTCGTGGCCGCGTCGGTGATCACTCCGGTGGCGCGGTACAGCGAGCGCAGGCTCGCCGCCACGCAACCCGAGCAGGTCGGCGACGTGGTCGCGGCCTGA
- a CDS encoding non-ribosomal peptide synthetase: MVLTGRASFAQERLYFLNELQPGNPAYVVAFALRVDGDLRVDALTDALRAVVARHDSLRTTYHMVDGVLEQHIHPTAEPEISVQTVAWADPVSQEQQLTELVATEAKVPFALGSGPLVRVWVRSWGPDQHGLVVLLHHIACDGWSVGLLLKDLAAAYNGAEHADPAPAYLDYARDQRAEWTDNAAGLGFWRDELDGAPTLAMPTDFPRPRVLGCLGAVVRRQLDQDLVDRLTDWAKGHGTTLFTVSLAAYASVLSRYTGQDDIVVGVPVANRMEEGEESLVGCLVNTLPIRVDLSGDPTFAELVGRVRVASLSAFSWQSVPFEQIVHVAAGERELSRAPLFQTALTVQNFPFAFPELAGLKLTEVDVEIDAAKFDIGVTLDVSTDIPFLRAEFSTELFEEATATTLLDHYLTFLTSIVDSVDEPDMLGARERARLVDGAAFETGHPSVLRRFLDQVEAVPDAVAIRHRGRDLGYAALDQWSDRVAAGLAAAGVAKGDRVSLLLRRSPAVVAAILGIWKAGAAYVPLDPEYPRHRLDLIAAGASTRVLLAEPDTLDLAAELVADGTVLDVFAADGPIAPQGIPDGDDLAYVIYTSGSTGVPKGVMVSHAGLNALFAPTPAGLDTSADDVWLCAHSFSFDFSVWEVWGALTTGARLVVADQADLVDPARLARLVRDENVSMLSQTPGSLYRVLPPYLDLIDEGTSALRHVVLGGEALSWSRVAALTAAAPWLPTVFVNMYGITEGTIHVTIVSVPTADLGAVREGNVGVALPSGRCYVLDVQRRPVGITVPGELYIGGPLVAKGYLDNPGLTAERFLPNPFGDGVIYRTGDVVKWSPDGTLVYLGRNDSQVQVRGHRVECGEVERAFLSHPGVESCAVAADGDELAAFVCGALDQDAERDLRAHVRGVLPGYMVPTRIVVVAAIPLTQHGKVDTRRLLSENTATVAAPAPLKASSLEERIRRIWMDVLSTSDVGLNDNFFDLGGHSFALITMHERMAADGLMISVTDLFRSGTVAACAAHFRPASVQPTAHVEQRRAGRLQLAERRKGKGGGDRG, encoded by the coding sequence ATGGTTCTCACCGGTCGCGCGTCGTTCGCCCAGGAACGGCTGTACTTTCTCAACGAGCTGCAACCCGGCAACCCGGCGTATGTGGTGGCCTTCGCCCTGCGCGTCGACGGCGACCTGCGGGTCGACGCGTTGACCGACGCGCTGCGCGCCGTCGTCGCCAGGCACGACTCACTGCGCACCACCTACCACATGGTCGACGGCGTGCTGGAGCAGCACATCCACCCGACCGCGGAGCCGGAGATCTCCGTCCAGACCGTCGCATGGGCGGACCCGGTCAGTCAGGAACAGCAGCTCACCGAGCTGGTCGCGACCGAGGCGAAAGTGCCTTTCGCACTGGGTTCGGGACCGCTGGTGCGCGTGTGGGTCCGGTCGTGGGGGCCGGACCAGCACGGGCTCGTGGTCCTGCTGCACCACATCGCCTGTGACGGCTGGTCGGTCGGCCTGCTGCTCAAGGACCTCGCCGCGGCGTACAACGGCGCCGAGCACGCGGATCCGGCGCCCGCGTACCTCGACTACGCGCGGGACCAGCGTGCCGAGTGGACGGACAACGCCGCGGGTCTGGGCTTCTGGCGCGACGAACTCGACGGGGCGCCGACGCTGGCCATGCCGACGGACTTCCCCCGGCCGCGGGTGCTGGGCTGCCTGGGCGCGGTCGTGCGCAGGCAGCTCGACCAGGACCTTGTCGACCGGCTGACCGACTGGGCCAAGGGGCACGGGACGACGCTGTTCACCGTGAGCCTGGCCGCGTACGCGTCGGTGCTCTCCCGGTACACCGGCCAGGACGACATCGTGGTGGGCGTCCCGGTGGCCAACCGGATGGAGGAGGGTGAGGAGTCGCTCGTCGGCTGCCTGGTGAACACCCTGCCGATCCGCGTGGATCTGTCCGGAGACCCGACGTTCGCCGAGTTGGTCGGCCGAGTGCGTGTGGCGTCGCTGTCGGCGTTCTCCTGGCAGAGCGTGCCGTTCGAGCAGATCGTGCACGTGGCCGCGGGCGAGCGCGAACTCAGCCGCGCGCCGCTGTTCCAGACCGCGCTGACGGTGCAGAATTTCCCGTTCGCGTTCCCCGAGTTGGCCGGGCTGAAGCTGACCGAGGTCGACGTCGAGATCGACGCGGCCAAGTTCGACATCGGCGTCACCCTCGACGTGTCCACCGACATCCCGTTCCTGCGCGCCGAGTTCAGCACGGAACTGTTCGAGGAGGCGACGGCGACGACGCTGCTCGACCACTACCTGACTTTCCTCACCTCCATTGTGGACTCCGTCGACGAGCCGGACATGCTCGGCGCGCGGGAGCGCGCCCGGCTCGTCGACGGGGCCGCGTTCGAGACCGGCCACCCGTCGGTCCTGCGGCGGTTCCTCGACCAGGTCGAGGCCGTCCCGGACGCGGTCGCCATCCGGCACCGGGGCCGCGACCTCGGCTACGCCGCGCTCGACCAGTGGTCCGACCGGGTCGCCGCCGGACTCGCCGCGGCCGGGGTGGCCAAGGGCGACCGGGTGAGCCTGCTGTTGCGCCGCTCCCCTGCCGTCGTCGCGGCGATCCTGGGCATCTGGAAGGCGGGCGCGGCCTACGTCCCGCTCGACCCGGAGTACCCGCGCCACCGACTCGACCTGATCGCGGCAGGCGCCTCGACGCGGGTGCTGCTCGCCGAGCCCGACACGCTCGATCTGGCCGCGGAACTCGTCGCCGACGGCACGGTTCTCGACGTGTTCGCCGCGGACGGTCCGATCGCGCCCCAGGGCATCCCGGACGGCGATGACCTCGCGTATGTCATCTACACGTCGGGCTCGACGGGTGTCCCGAAGGGCGTCATGGTGAGCCACGCCGGGCTGAACGCGCTGTTCGCGCCCACCCCGGCCGGGCTGGACACCTCGGCGGACGACGTGTGGCTGTGCGCGCACTCCTTCTCCTTCGACTTCTCCGTCTGGGAGGTCTGGGGCGCGCTGACGACGGGCGCCCGGCTGGTGGTCGCGGACCAGGCCGACCTGGTCGACCCGGCCCGCCTGGCCCGGCTGGTGCGCGACGAGAACGTCTCGATGCTCAGCCAGACCCCGGGCTCGCTCTACCGGGTGCTGCCGCCCTACCTCGACTTGATCGACGAGGGCACCTCCGCGCTGCGGCACGTGGTCCTGGGCGGGGAGGCGCTGAGCTGGTCGCGGGTGGCGGCGCTGACCGCCGCCGCGCCGTGGCTGCCCACGGTGTTCGTCAACATGTACGGGATCACCGAGGGCACGATCCACGTCACGATCGTCTCCGTGCCCACCGCCGACCTCGGGGCCGTGCGAGAGGGGAACGTCGGCGTCGCGCTGCCGTCGGGCCGCTGCTATGTCCTTGATGTGCAGCGCAGGCCGGTTGGGATCACCGTGCCCGGCGAGTTGTATATCGGCGGTCCGCTGGTGGCTAAAGGCTATCTGGACAACCCTGGTCTGACCGCCGAGCGGTTCCTGCCGAACCCGTTCGGCGACGGCGTGATCTACCGGACCGGCGACGTAGTCAAGTGGAGCCCGGACGGCACGCTGGTCTACCTGGGCCGCAACGACAGCCAGGTCCAGGTGCGCGGCCACCGGGTGGAGTGCGGCGAGGTCGAACGGGCCTTCCTCAGCCACCCGGGCGTCGAGTCGTGCGCGGTGGCCGCCGACGGCGACGAACTGGCCGCGTTCGTCTGCGGCGCGCTGGACCAGGACGCGGAACGGGATCTGCGCGCCCATGTCCGAGGCGTTCTGCCCGGCTACATGGTGCCGACCCGGATCGTGGTGGTCGCGGCGATCCCCCTGACCCAACACGGCAAGGTCGACACCCGCCGCCTGCTCAGCGAGAACACCGCGACCGTCGCCGCGCCCGCGCCGCTAAAGGCTTCCTCGCTGGAGGAGCGGATCCGGCGGATCTGGATGGACGTTCTGTCCACTTCGGACGTCGGCCTGAACGACAACTTCTTCGACCTGGGCGGGCACAGCTTCGCGCTGATCACCATGCACGAGCGGATGGCCGCGGACGGTCTGATGATCTCGGTGACCGACCTGTTCCGGTCCGGCACCGTCGCGGCGTGCGCCGCCCACTTCCGGCCCGCGTCCGTGCAACCGACGGCGCATGTCGAGCAGCGCAGGGCGGGCCGACTGCAACTGGCCGAGCGGCGCAAGGGAAAGGGAGGTGGCGACCGTGGTTGA
- a CDS encoding polyketide synthase — translation MVEDIEAGRIAIVGMAVRVPGANRDLDLFWRNIRDGVDSISFFGRDELLGWGVPADLVDQPNFVPARGILSDADRFDGRLFSYSPQDCALMDPQQRVLLECAWSALEHAGLSPVAQDGNRTGVYVGTGMNVYLLDNLWPNERALKAAGGLQLVISSDKDFAATRIGYKLNLQGPALTLQSACSTSLVAVHLACQSLLTYDADVALAGGATIAPPTRRGHLHEPGGIFSPDGRCRTFDSQAAGTVPADGAGMVVLKRLEDALRDHDTVYAVIAGSAVNNDGARKAGFTAPGPTGQAAVIAAALEVADVDPDTIGLIETHGTGTALGDPIEVAALRQVFDTDRPDRAPCALTALKSTVGHLDTAAGVVGVIKTALALRHHTIPPVAHFDTANPALGLADSVFSVPSEARPWEPIDGVRRAGVSAFGIGGTNSHVVLEEAPTRGPGRRRRVAELIMVSAKTEPAARESLARVAAFVDDAAHPELADIAYTLRTGRTELPFRAAYVTGQDPGRVPMRAGITEGNGVVFAMTGEGELTGNRPNYDGDPVYRDIIDTGVGALRTSGVELDEEERRRVERFLASTALAAALRGRGVSPDALLGTGVGAVAAACAAGVLTVPEGLGLVTGSLADARIIPRAPRVPLYSPAGQELTEAEATDLDRLRALLHTPAGSALAETVGQLKPAAWIEIGTAVTAHLPSGAAATPTDRHSRLLTAVGALWELGIGGPWATVHDISRGRVPVPTYPFAATRHYFDAPAATATTTQ, via the coding sequence GTGGTTGAGGACATCGAAGCGGGCCGGATCGCGATCGTCGGGATGGCGGTCCGGGTGCCAGGAGCGAACCGGGACCTGGACCTGTTCTGGCGCAATATCAGGGACGGTGTCGACTCGATCAGCTTCTTCGGGCGCGACGAGCTACTCGGCTGGGGTGTCCCCGCCGACCTGGTCGACCAGCCCAACTTCGTGCCCGCGCGCGGGATCCTGTCCGACGCCGACCGGTTCGACGGGCGGCTGTTCAGCTACTCTCCGCAGGACTGCGCCCTCATGGACCCGCAGCAGCGGGTGCTGCTGGAGTGCGCGTGGAGCGCGCTGGAGCACGCCGGGCTCTCCCCCGTCGCCCAGGACGGCAACCGGACGGGCGTCTACGTGGGCACCGGCATGAACGTATACCTGCTGGACAACCTGTGGCCCAACGAGCGCGCGCTCAAGGCCGCGGGCGGGCTGCAGCTGGTGATCTCCAGCGACAAGGACTTCGCCGCCACCCGCATCGGCTACAAGCTCAATCTGCAGGGTCCGGCGCTGACGTTGCAGAGCGCGTGCTCGACCTCGCTGGTCGCGGTGCACCTGGCCTGCCAGAGCCTGCTCACCTACGACGCGGACGTCGCTCTGGCGGGCGGGGCGACGATCGCGCCGCCGACGCGGCGCGGACACCTGCACGAGCCGGGCGGTATCTTCTCCCCCGACGGCCGCTGCCGCACGTTCGACAGCCAGGCCGCGGGGACCGTCCCCGCCGACGGCGCGGGAATGGTCGTGCTGAAGCGGCTTGAGGACGCCCTGCGCGACCACGACACGGTCTACGCCGTCATCGCCGGTTCGGCGGTCAACAACGACGGCGCCCGCAAAGCCGGGTTCACCGCTCCCGGCCCGACCGGGCAGGCCGCGGTGATCGCCGCGGCGCTGGAGGTCGCCGACGTCGACCCGGACACGATCGGGCTGATCGAGACCCACGGCACCGGCACCGCGCTGGGCGACCCGATCGAGGTCGCCGCGCTGCGGCAGGTGTTCGACACCGACCGGCCCGACCGGGCGCCGTGCGCGCTGACCGCGCTGAAGTCGACCGTCGGGCACCTGGACACCGCGGCGGGCGTGGTCGGCGTGATCAAGACCGCGCTCGCCCTGCGCCACCACACCATCCCGCCGGTCGCGCACTTCGACACCGCGAACCCCGCGCTCGGCTTGGCCGACTCGGTCTTCTCGGTGCCGTCCGAGGCCCGGCCGTGGGAGCCGATCGACGGCGTGCGGCGCGCGGGGGTCAGCGCGTTCGGCATCGGCGGCACCAACTCCCACGTGGTGTTGGAGGAGGCGCCAACGCGGGGGCCCGGCAGGCGCAGGCGCGTGGCCGAGTTGATCATGGTGTCCGCCAAGACCGAGCCCGCGGCCCGCGAGAGCCTGGCCCGCGTCGCGGCCTTCGTCGATGACGCCGCCCACCCCGAGCTGGCCGACATCGCCTACACGCTGCGCACCGGCCGCACCGAGCTGCCGTTCCGCGCCGCCTATGTCACGGGCCAGGACCCGGGGCGGGTCCCGATGCGGGCCGGGATCACCGAGGGGAACGGCGTCGTGTTCGCCATGACCGGCGAGGGCGAGCTGACCGGCAACCGGCCGAACTACGACGGCGATCCGGTGTACCGCGACATCATCGACACCGGCGTCGGCGCGCTGCGGACCAGCGGGGTCGAACTGGACGAGGAGGAGCGCAGGCGGGTCGAGCGGTTCCTGGCGTCGACCGCCCTCGCTGCCGCCCTGCGCGGCCGAGGCGTGTCCCCGGACGCGCTGCTCGGCACCGGCGTCGGTGCCGTCGCCGCGGCCTGCGCCGCGGGTGTGCTGACCGTCCCGGAAGGTCTCGGACTGGTCACCGGCTCCCTCGCCGACGCCCGGATCATCCCTCGGGCGCCCCGGGTCCCGCTGTACTCGCCTGCCGGTCAGGAACTGACTGAAGCCGAAGCGACCGATCTCGACCGATTGCGTGCATTGCTCCATACGCCTGCGGGCTCGGCGCTCGCCGAGACCGTCGGGCAACTCAAGCCCGCGGCCTGGATCGAGATCGGCACCGCGGTGACCGCGCACCTGCCGAGCGGTGCCGCGGCCACCCCGACCGACCGGCACTCCCGACTGCTTACCGCCGTCGGGGCGCTGTGGGAGCTGGGCATCGGCGGGCCGTGGGCGACGGTCCACGACATCTCCCGGGGCCGGGTGCCGGTCCCCACCTACCCGTTCGCGGCCACGCGCCACTACTTCGACGCACCCGCGGCGACAGCAACCACCACACAGTGA
- a CDS encoding phosphopantetheine-binding protein: protein MQDTKSKTWEAEFEQLWMEVLGVDEVDENDDFFDFGGHSLSALRLSTLIRQELNLAVMFGHVLENPRYADLREIARTAPQDQPAAETEAVS from the coding sequence ATGCAGGACACCAAGAGCAAGACCTGGGAAGCGGAGTTCGAGCAGCTCTGGATGGAGGTCCTCGGCGTCGACGAGGTCGACGAGAACGACGACTTCTTCGACTTCGGCGGTCACTCGCTGAGCGCGCTGCGGCTGAGCACCCTGATCCGCCAGGAACTCAACCTCGCGGTGATGTTCGGCCACGTGCTGGAGAACCCGCGCTACGCCGACCTGCGGGAGATCGCCCGCACCGCCCCGCAGGACCAGCCCGCGGCCGAGACGGAAGCGGTGTCCTAG